Genomic window (Nymphaea colorata isolate Beijing-Zhang1983 chromosome 1, ASM883128v2, whole genome shotgun sequence):
ACGAGTCCGTAACTACAAATTCTAGAAGTCGTATTAGGCAGATGAAACCCAATTTTCATAATGATGTGCCTCCAAAAAGACGATCCAATAAACAGAAATATTTGCTCGATTTAGGATGAAGATGAACTACATTACTACACAAAACATTTAACCGAAGCAAGAAACGCCAAAAATTAAATGGTAGAGATGAACAAAGTAGCCGCAGCAGCCGCTATGATCAAGGCGAACTGCCTACGGAGGAACCCAGTGCCCTGAAGTATCACATTCTAATGCCCAAAAAATGGATCATATAGTGTCCCCAAATCCGTGCCAGGACCCAAGACGATAGATACTTGATTTCCCTGTTGTCCCAGctaaacaaggagaaaaaagacaCTAGATCCCCAGTGTAACCGCACGCGATATGTTCGCTTTTTTTACTTATAATTTTTCCTTAAAGAATCAGCGGCCCACAAAAATTGAGTGTTCAGTTGAAGAATGAACAAGAACGTGTACGCTATTTAAGTCAGCGAGTACCCCAATCTTAACGGGCCATAGAAGTAAAACAACACAAACCgcataaacaaaaacaaaatcaaggaCATGAACTAGAAAGAATGAGGGAACATAAAGGAAAGGGAGATTGTACCCTCCATTTGTAAGAGCaggtgaaggaggaggaggtggaggtgggATCATCGGCATCGTAGATGGAGACGGTACCGTCGACGGAGGCAGAAGCCATTCTCTGGCCGTTGTAGCTCCACCCGCTGCAGTTGGCTCCGTCCTCCATGCTCACCACCGCCCTCTCcatcctctctctcactctctcgcGTTTCCCGCTCTCGATTTTGAGGCAACAACATTTCCCGTTGTCGAGATGTGCCCCCTAAATGACATCTGAACGGGTTTGGTTCGGTTTCGGAAGAACAAATGTTCGATCCATCCAGTTCATGGAAATCTGGCCTGTACGTCAATCGTCAGGGATGGTCCAACGGATCTGGTTCAGATCTGATATAGCAAATCAATATTTTGGCTCGAAATAGGATCCGGATCTAATACTAAAAAAACTGAAATGGTGTCGGAATTTTTGCATgttattggatttggatgtccaAAACTCAGATACATGTCATGAAAATATATCATATCCGCATCCAATGCCTAGTCGAATGTGGATTTTCTTATCCAATTCAGTTCAAATCAAAACATCGAATTACATGGAAAGCTTCCTATAAAAGTTGCAGATTCGAATACTTCAAACGTTAGAAATTTGGATGCAGCCAATGAAAACCAAAGACCAAAGCTGTACTCCGACCGCTTACACGTCTCCATAACCCTagacaaaaaattagaaaaaaagtgaaaactagAATGTAAAAGGTTTACATCATcgtgatattttaaaaaatctcatgatatttacgaaaaaaatagcaaaatctCGTGAAGTTTTGCAAACCTCACCAAAGTGATATTTTCACGATTTTTAGTGAGAATTGTATTACTTTTTAGCATTGAcgatttttaaaagtttttaatggtttttatgacttttaattctcaaaaaatcataaagattTTTTTCGAGATTTTACTGACAAGTACAACTTCACTGAAAAAAAATATCCGAACGATATATGCGACAACagtttacaagtttttttttttggtccccAATAAATACAAAACATGATAGATTGTGAAGGGTGTGAGGATACTGTCCTTTCCAGTGGCGTTTCACTGGTAAGGCTGGACGTTGGAGCTAATTCCTTAACGCTTACATCTCACAAGACAGTCTAATCTTTTAAAGGTTCTCCCACATGTAAAGAAAATGGATTAGTTTGGTTCggtgaaggaaaaaagaaaaaatccagGCTTAGTATGCCGTGTGACTTTCTTGAATATTGTACATTTGTGTCTAAACTAACCGTGAAATCTAGCAAAAAAGATCAGATTTTGAGCTAGccaaacttattaaaaaaaaaaaaagtatttggTTCTGGGCACAATTTTAAACTTAGTTGGTGCTGAGAGAAGCTAGATCTCTTAACGTAGCGAAATagttggatttaagatctttGGCGGGTGTTTGCATCTCTTTGGTTGCTTTCCAGAACTAGACTTCACCGTGAAGAGTTACGCGCGATATGCATTTTTTATCTTTGCAATAGAATACAAACCTCACATGATATGCTCCCACTATAGGAAACCAGGTACTCTTTCTTTCTGATGGGGCAGAAGACTCGTACTCCAAGAACAACAACGTTCTTACAATGATAGACCAACAACGATGGAGAACACCCTTATGCATGTTCTCGACGAACATCTTTTCATATGTTCCGACTGATTCGCCTCAAACAGATCAGTGAACTGCTGAGCTACCAATTTGGTGAATCAgctaaaaatatatgaaaaaatattttttaggaTAAAACAGGAAAATCTACTTAAAACTTAGAAATTCTTCagatatttttaaataaaaagcgACAAGTGAAACTCTTGAATTAGCCACATAAACGAATTGGTTTGCCAACGACTCGTTCCAATGGCCGATTCTGGATGATACTACTAAGCAGTGTTCTTTAATTCGTTTCCGAGATATTATCCATAGCCTGAAAGCTTGATGTTCTGATCAGATGATCACTGTTATAACAGTTGTTAAGAGTAAGAGACGACCCGATACAATATCAATCGGGGAAGCTTTGAATTTCGAACAGTGATGAAGACGTGACTCCACCTGACCGAGCAGGACTTGTTAAGGTCGAGGTCAGACAATCAGCAGCTCCTCTCTCCATCTtcaataagagagagagagtgtgtgtgcaTGATGGCAATACGACAGGAACGAAGCCGGCCATTAAAGGCGTGTGCATGCATGCGTGCAAGGAAGTAGCAATTAATAAGCGTGTTGGCGATCGATTTTGAAGTGGTGGAGAAATTTATTGTCATGTTGGCAGCGGCCATGGTCAGGTCACTAAATTGCTCCATTAAAAGCAGCAGCCGCCGCATCTTCTCTATTCGTCCAAACAAAAAACTGATAGGTCATCTTTTACATGTAGCAGCACCTCGCTGAATTGATAgcacagaaacagaaaaaagagaaaaatacaaagagaaagaaggacaTGATAGGCTCTTAGTTAGCTAGAGATTAGGGTTTCGTTTTCTTTCATAGGGTTGCAGAGGGAAACAGTTCTGCTTCAATAGGGTTGATGGAATGTCTGCTGGATTTCGTGGGCGAGCTCTTCGGCGCTGAGTTTGCATTCGATGCCAATCTGCAGCAGAAAACAAAGAACCGATGAGATTCATTAACCCAATCATTAGATTTACCGTTCCCAGAAGTCGGGGAAAAGTAAAACAGAGACCGTAAAAATTAAGAGTGGTTTCGTCCTCCTCTTCATTATCTTCTCTTTTGCCCTTGAATAACACGGAATATAGTTGTTTAATGACAAGATTGGAGAGACAAAGGGTGGTGCATTAACAAAAAGTTAGTCACAAGCAGCCACCATTTTACAGAGaactaaagagagagagagagagcattatTTAGTATTGACCAACTTTACGTAGATGGGTTGGCTTAGAGTCCTCAAGTTCATGTTTGAGAAGGTTAAAGGTCGAATTTTTTATGTGGCGCTTTTCTTCTGTAAGACTGAAAATAAAGCTAAACTGTTTGGTTGAGAAGCTGGAGAAGAAACCAGaatataacactttggatctaCATCAAAGAACTGGGTaatttcacacaaaaaaaaacgtAACTGGATACAGGACCCGGGGAGCTTGATACTTTACATGCTGAAGAACTCATTCGTCTAAACGCTATACGTCGACGActttatcctttttcttttctcattcgTTTTCAGAGGCCTGTTTGAATGCCTGGGCATTTCATGTAGTAGAGGAAATatgattcaaatttttgaaCTCTGTCCCAGTTCCCTCAAACAGGGATGCAAAATATAATCATTGGTCTCaattccagaaaaaaaaattaaacgaAGTTTCGTCAAAAATTGCTCATTATGGTACAAAGACGGacgggaaaagaaaatgtcGTAACTGTTACCTAGAAAAGTCTCTCCATTTCACAAAACAAGGGAATCTTCATCCTGGAATGAAGATTCATTCCATTACACATGCCACAAAAATGGAATGGGAAGCACTATCCCATTCCACcgatttcttgaaacatatttctttaAACTGCATTCCAGTTCCATGTTTCAAGAGGATCAAACTATACTAAGGGTAGAAAAGAAACGAGGTTTATTATCTTGAAAACTGAAGGGAAGCAGAACTACTGTTTGTAGATTTCTGAAACTCAAACGTCTTATGCACATTAAATGATGAGTGGAATCCAAAAACGGGAAGAAAACGAACCAGTTGCTAACCATTTAACATGGAAAACAGTGTGCCCAACAGAACttcagcgagagagagaggagcttCACCTTGATCGTGAAAGTGTTGAGCATGGTGTCGTCAACGGTGCTTATGCTGACATGGAGTATCTCCAGAGACAGACACTCAAGGGCGGTCATTATCTTAAGGGCCTGGCCGGGGATCCTGTGTGAGACGGTCTTGAGCAGCACGTTGGGGCCGGAGAACTTCACTTCCACGTCGGCGACCGGAGACTTGGAGTTGGCGGCGAGGTCCTTCACTCCGTTGTCGTAGTGGTGAACCTCACGAGGGGAGTTTAAGGAGGGAGTCATAACAAAAGACAGCGACTGTGCTTGCTGTTGCTGCTGATGTTGGTGTTGAAGGTGCAACTTGGGCTTGTAAGGGCTGGCTGGCTGTGGAGTCCTTGGGCTTATGGGGAGGCTCATTCTTGGGCTCAGAGGCGCGGGCCTGGGGCTTGACATGGGTCTAGGACTTGAAACTGACCTGGGGCTCAGCACATCGCTGTAGGCCTTTCTTTGCTTCTTTGCCTCTAGAGACTGCAACACCGTTTGCAGTTCCTTTATGAACTCCACCACCCCTCCTATGATCGATGCTTGATCCCCCTATGTATAgcattattaatatttttagtCGCAGTTGCTGGAGATCAAAACAATGTGAAAAAAGCCTTTAAGAATCAGGAGTGCTCAAGAAAAAGTGTCATGAACAATTATGAAACGAGAAGTTTAAAGTTCAGTTTTGTTTCTGATGAATTTATAAGTGACTTTGTAAAAGAAACTATCAAATGCATTAAAGTTATATGCCGGCAttgcttccttctttcttcaGTAAAGATCTTGTAACTAGAACTTACTCTTTTTACGTAGAAGCAAGGCATGAGCGAACGTAGAACAGAAAGATGCTCGTTCATTTGCTTCCTTCGGTTCCTCTCGACCGTGATGTGTGACACGCGTGGTTGGCCGTCCGCCATTACCTCCTCCTTGACAGCGTTCTGTCCCGCTGCCTTAAGCCGTTTGCTGCTGTTACGCTTTGCTTCGGCATCTGCTTCAGAGACCACCTGTTCGGCCCCTCGGCGACAGCCCAACAGAGTCGGCTTTCGGTTGGTGACGGAGTTCCGGTCATCCGATTTCGCGCTGGGGAGTGGCACAGGAAAGGGTGGCATGGAGACCTCCGGCGAGCAGGGAACGCAGTCGAGGGTCTCAAGGATGCTGAAGAGGTTCTCCGGTGAAGACGGC
Coding sequences:
- the LOC116245332 gene encoding transcription factor SPEECHLESS, which gives rise to MGDILTDLFNDPGFCDTSALEGPSSPENLFSILETLDCVPCSPEVSMPPFPVPLPSAKSDDRNSVTNRKPTLLGCRRGAEQVVSEADAEAKRNSSKRLKAAGQNAVKEEVMADGQPRVSHITVERNRRKQMNEHLSVLRSLMPCFYVKRGDQASIIGGVVEFIKELQTVLQSLEAKKQRKAYSDVLSPRSVSSPRPMSSPRPAPLSPRMSLPISPRTPQPASPYKPKLHLQHQHQQQQQAQSLSFVMTPSLNSPREVHHYDNGVKDLAANSKSPVADVEVKFSGPNVLLKTVSHRIPGQALKIMTALECLSLEILHVSISTVDDTMLNTFTIKIGIECKLSAEELAHEIQQTFHQPY